One genomic region from Drosophila busckii strain San Diego stock center, stock number 13000-0081.31 chromosome 3R, ASM1175060v1, whole genome shotgun sequence encodes:
- the LOC108603224 gene encoding tight junction protein ZO-1 isoform X4: MKSSTRRRSFKTKIQNPKSNLYNPLVRYRPTAYVRNGIIGGGAGPGKQGIYQIDDRVYTTSKMFLRDGYMYPRQPGQTMDPRFPLELHEFPQQLGATGLQLVSTPKVHIAGEYLEQEQPTAGRRAAAAVDINLANQVYWLGKQHTRSRSRSRSNSLGNKSLSSCMGNGHTAEQQPKPKERPYIRNVDDLLQALGKRDVNSADGQQQRRRFKKGDRTTWEYHTVSVTRVPGYGFGIAVSGGRDNPHFANGDPSIAVSDVLKGGPAEDRLQVNDRIITVNGVSLENVEYATAVQVLRDSGNTVTLVVKRRVPLNVANTNPAQHQHSHSMSSVGMGLSNGMSNGTGLAGSQAPSAVMSSMSQPNSLNSSLVQQNGSGVGLGSHMGQPIKVTMTKNSKKDDYGIVLGCRLFVKEISSKAREQLTANGYSLQEGDVITRIHNTNCGDSMSLKEAKKIIDGCKERLNLVVLRDITNQSALVNQLNNSTHLQQSNAQLYASHQAQVSSCSNNLDDAYLPGGASYSSQNLYVQPPTRTSNGPSVNGNGLNDEKSNLTPRGRSRGPLMDGVSLQQLDRPVSPTNGARARVDEPPRPPPPRAAQEDFYSSRRQLYEERQSAEPRFISFQKEGSVGIRLTGGNEAGIFVTAVQPGSPASLQGLMPGDKILKVNDMDMHGVTREEAVLFLLSLQDRIDLIVQYCKEEYDEVVTNQRGDSFHIKTHFHCDNPSKGEMAFKAGDVFRVIDTLHNGVVGSWQVLKIGRGHQEMQRGVIPNKSRAEELATAQFNATKKEMNANESRGNFFRRRRSTHRRSKSLSRENWDDVVFSDSISKFPAYERVVLRHPGFVRPLVLFGPVSDLAREKLAKDYPDKFCTPLQQDDDKSSAVNGAGKCRIVRLSHIRDIMDRGKHALLDITPNAVDRLNYAQFYPVVIFLKTDSKHVIKQLRHGLPKAAHKSSKKLLEQCQKLERVWSHIFSTQIVLNDEDAWYRKLRDAIDLQQSGAVWMSESKPLESLSDDFLFPMTTSRLSYASSPESDLELSPGPSASLSLGNLPQLVKASSDPSIATNQDNLDRDRDIIGEGLPPPYTVPYEQHGVSNGMRHATHDASKYAIYGSNVGQQQQQSTLEAATAAQQRPQSLYGINAPDLPPRIDRQSKPGDLPLNTSGSSSRNGTLGRSAQERLFGKPLLQDEVQAEYVTRAALTGDTMERQHASLDRQARLNAAQHKSNGAAVPAAAVAAAASTYDSVSSYDSYNNGQLTMQSLGRLGPNAPDDLKSVPNASARPLPPVAAPHDYARNAAAHEHRNYAPGNDLNRQSSPGRPLYHDMNASRNIDPRNGTPQRPSNLGLDSSPRKPLVETKTDYGKYSRNNSVTQADYSKLPKHPQALVQPANMVNGSATPSSNGSGPFKPVPPPKPKNYRPPAQSGGSSGSGGTTPWENGDSGSPRSPNGFYYPPTPSHHHYGQQTPVPGSPHQAQPNYGTSNGNYGQAPQQQQQQPQQQQYAPNAGYNGNSHHYNGGSGTGPYIAPHRGMPPPIGNLPPHTPERHALDLAGSREQRGSAFELYRKPQIGATAGHHHNMSEMEPYDARYEDYYARPQPHPHYATQMQRSRSAPRYPNERAPASQDPNYYTHYEQRRYHQSQRAPYEQYYDEQGRELAPPPPLPPHKKKKSMLKSPLTALKNALLKSTRPLRRMNSMVEPERKPKGLRRQQSMLERGVQRPYYPDEYPGYATSVNERQQDIYYDPYAPQQQQLMNSTYQNLESEDIYGNIATVPRQQPEYGYEQYDLYANRASIDLERRQAEAAQQAVRHGRRIVRRHSTTTADRAAPLNRRHMPQQYEQQQQDIYQTRQGAYMQAEQRRAPSSEVMARRRFYPGAANEQSDELEPMYQSRREMQREMQRNHLYQSKQEMQQRIVQGKRDMERELSAQSSSQSERSDDRSERSNSDNYQSRRESTRSQLREQIYQTRREALDSMAEPIYVSKRDMGRPAPIYETREESILQSRENETDEKKEKECKTEQVQVEINAQPEEQPDSTLSRSDLQKSSDTVIENIAAAPLVQSEFADESADSSAEHSELPTAIETNALNNALLANETSNVSDEVFEQQDKLSALPKVEAAAPAASPRASRAPFHISNILKRTAPPPSAPISDSCTSIETQYVSQASLPVGPPNATSTPFSSNMSLPIAGPVPAAAAAAFPKLPAEPCTTRGCFDASGGTLADKLWHVSLEIPPGAIPAGVRQEIYFTVSDPRMGQAVGGPPLDMENGETMLSPLVMCGPQGLEFLVPVTLNIPHCAGRTASLGLALKATDSEKNLHTEWDNIDLPSNAAAHTVSVKVDHF; this comes from the exons GGCGATCGCACCACTTGGGAGTATCATACAGTTTCGGTAACGCGTGTGCCTGGCTATGGTTTCGGCATTGCCGTTTCCGGTGGACGTGATAATCCCCACTTTGCCAATGGTGATCCATCAATTGCAGTAAGCGATGTGCTCAAAGGTGGACCAGCCGAGGATCGTTTACA AGTCAACGATCGCATTATCACTGTGAATGGCGTTTCGCTGGAGAATGTGGAATATGCTACGGCGGTGCAAGTGCTGCGCGATAGCGGCAATACGGTCACACTGGTTGTTAAGCGACGCGTGCCTTTGAATGTGGCCAATACAAATCCTGCACAGCATCAACATTCGCATAGCATGAGCTCGGTGGGAATGGGTTTAAGCAATGGCATGAGCAATGGCACTGGCCTGGCTGGCAGTCAAGCGCCCAGCGCTGTTATGTCCAGCATGAGTCAGCCCAACTCGCTGAATTCGTCGCTGGTGCAGCAGAATGGCAGCGGTGTGGGTTTGGGCAGTCACATGGGTCAGCCTATAAAGGTGACCATGACAAAGAATAGCAAAAAGGATGACTATGGCATTGTGCTGGGCTGTCGACTGTTTGTAAAGGAAATCAGCAGCAAGGCGCGTGAGCAGTTAACAGCAAATGGTTATTCGCTGCAGGAAGGTGACGTCATTACGCGCATACACAACACCAATTGTGGTGATAGCATGAGCCTGAAGGAAGCCAAGAAGATCATAGATGGCTGCAAGGAGCGTTTGAATCTTGTTGTGCTGCGTGATATAACCAATCAGTCAGCTTTGGTTAATCAGCTTAACAATTCAACGCATTTGCAGCAGTCGAATGCGCAGCTATATGCTTCACATCAGGCGCAGGtgtccagctgcagcaacaatttggaTGATGCATATTTGCCGGGAGGCGCTAGCTACAGCTCACAGAATCTTTATGTGCAGCCGCCGACGCGCACGTCGAATGGTCCGAGCGTTAATGGCAATGGGCTGAACGATGAGAAAAGCAATTTGACACCACGTGGACGCTCGCGTGGTCCGCTAATGGATGGAGTgtcactgcagcagctggacagACCAGTTAGTCCTACAAATGGCGCACGCGCACGTGTGGATGAGCCACCCAGACCGCCGCCACCAAGAGCTGCACAGGAGGATTTCTATAGCTCGCGTCGTCAGCTGTACGAGGAGCGTCAAAGCGCCGAGCCACGCTTTATATCATTCCAAAAGGAAGGCAGCGTTGGCATACGCTTGACTGGCGGCAATGAGGCGGGCATCTTTGTTACTGCAGTGCAGCCTGGTTCGCCTGCTTCGCTGCAGGGTCTAATGCCTGGTGATAAAATACTCAAGGTCAATGATATGGATATGCATGGCGTAACACGCGAGGAGGCTGTGCTGTTCCTGCTGAGTCTGCAGGATCGCATTGATTTGATTGTGCAGTACTGCAAGGAGGAGTACGATGAGGTGGTGACCAATCAGCGCGGCGATTCGTTTCACATTAAGACGCATTTTCATTGCGACAATCCGTCCAAGGGCGAAATGGCTTTCAAAGCTGGTGATGTGTTTCGTGTTATCGATACGCTGCACAATGGCGTTGTGGGCAGCTGGCAGGTGCTGAAGATTGGACGTGGTCATCAGGAAATGCAGCGTGGTGTTATACCCAACAAATCGCGCGCTGAGGAGTTGGCCACAGCGCAGTTCAATGCAACCAAAAAGGAAATGAATGCCAATGAGTCGCGTGGCAATTTCTTTCGACGTCGAcg CTCCACGCATCGTCGCTCCAAGAGTTTATCGCGTGAAAACTGGGACGATGTTGTGTTCTCGGACAGCATTAGCAAATTTCCTGCCTATGAGCGTGTGGTGCTGCGTCATCCTGGCTTTGTGCGTCCGCTTGTGCTGTTTGGTCCTGTCTCCGATTTGGCGCGTGAAAAACTTGCCAAAGATTATCCCGATAAGTTCTGCACGCCGCTGCAGCAGGACGACGACAAGTCTAGCGCGGTAAATGGCGCTGGCAAGTGCCGCATTGTGCGCTTATCACACATACGCGATATAATGGATCGTGGCAAGCATGCGCTGCTGGATATTACCCCCAATGCGGTGGATCGTCTCAACTATGCACAATTCTATCCTGTGGTCATTTTCCTTAAAACGGACAGCAAACATGTTATCAAGCAGCTGCGCCATGGGCTGCCCAAGGCGGCGCACAAGAGCAGCAAGAAATTGCTGGAGCAGTGTCAGAAGCTCGAGCGCGTCTGGTCTCATATCTTTAGCACACAAATTGTGCTCAATGATGAGGACGCTTGGTATCGCAAGCTGCGCGATGCCATCGATTTGCAGCAAAGCGGCGCTGTCTGGATGTCCGAGTCCAAG CCGTTAGAATCCTTGTCCGATGATTTCCTTTTCCCCATGACCACATCCCGTTTATCGTATGCATCAAGTCCCGAGTCCGACTTGGAGCTCAGTCCGGGCCCATCAGCATCATTGTCGCTTGGCAATTTGCCGCAATTGGTAAAAGCGAGTTCAGATCCATCGATTGCCACTAACCAGGATAACTTGGATAGGGATAGAGACATTATTGGTGAAGGACTACCACCTCCATATACG GTACCCTATGAACAACATGGCGTGTCCAatggcatgcggcatgcaacacacGATGCAAGCAAATATGCAATCTATGGCAGCAATGtggggcagcaacagcagcaatcgaCGCTTGAAGCTGCCACTGCAGCGCAGCAACGTCCACAGTCGCTTTACGGCATCAATGCGCCTGATTTGCCGCCACGCATTGATCGCCAGTCCAAGCCTGGAGATTTGCCACTCAACACTTCGGGCAGCAGCTCACGCAATGGCACGCTGGGCCGCAGCGCTCAGGAGCGTCTGTTCGGCAAGCCGCTGCTGCAGGACGAAGTCCAAGCGGAGTATGTAACACGCGCTGCTTTAACTGGCGACACCATGGAGCGCCAACATGCCTCACTGGACAGACAGGCGCGTCTCAATGCAGCGCAGCACAAGTCAAATGGCGCTGCTGTGCccgctgccgccgtcgccgccgctgcctCCACCTACGACAGCGTCTCCAGCTACGATTCATACAACAATGGACAGCTCACTATGCAAAGTCTTGGCCGACTGGGGCCCAATGCGCCCGATGATCTCAAATCCGTGCCAAATGCCAG TGCGCGTCCGCTGCCGCCAGTGGCGGCTCCACATGATTATGCACGCAATGCTGCGGCGCATGAGCATCGCAACTATGCCCCAGGCAACGATCTAAATCGCCAAAGTAGTCCCGGTCGACCGCTCTATCATGATATGAATGCGTCACGTAATATAG ATCCACGCAATGGCACACCACAGCGTCCTTCCAATTTAGGTTTGGACAGCAGTCCACGCAAGCCGCTGGTGGAAACTAAAACAGATTACGGCAAATACAG TCGCAACAATTCCGTTACGCAAGCGGACTACAGCAAGCTACCAAAGCATCCGCAAGCGCTGGTGCAGCCCGCCAACATGGTCAACGGCAGcgccacgcccagcagcaatggcagcggTCCCTTCAAGCCTGTGCCGCCGCCCAAGCCCAAAAACTATCGCCCGCCTGCACAAagtggcggcagcagcggcagcggtggCACCACCCCCTGGGAAAATGGC GACTCTGGCTCGCCACGTTCACCCAATGGCTTCTATTATCCACCAACGCCTTCGCATCATCATTATGGACAGCAAACGCCTGTGCCGGGCTCACCGCATCAAGCGCAGCCCAACTATGGCACCAGCAATGGCAACTACGGCCAAgcaccgcagcagcaacagcagcaacctcagcagcagcaatatgcgCCCAATGCAGGCTACAACGGCAACAGTCATCATTATAATGGCGGCAGCGGCACTGGTCCGTACATTGCGCCACACAGAGGCATGCCTCCGCCCATAG GTAATTTACCACCGCATACACCCGAACGTCACGCACTCGATTTGGCCGGCAGTCGTGAGCAGCGTGGCTCAGCCTTTGAATTGTATCGCAAGCCACAGATTGGCGCCACTGCGGGGCACCATCACAACATGAG CGAAATGGAGCCATACGATGCGCGCTATGAAGATTACTATGCAAGGCCGCAGCCACATCCACACTATGCTACCCAAATGCAGCGCTCCAGATCAGCGCCACGTTATCCCAACGAGCGTGCGCCGGCGTCACAGGATCCCAACTATTATACGCACTATGAGCAGCGACGCTATCATCAAAGTCAGCGTGCGCCCTATGAGCAGTACTATGATGAGCAGGGCAGAGAGCTGGCACCACCGCCGCCACTACCGCCGCATAAGAAAAAGAAATCCATGCTAAAAAGTCCGTTGACAGCGCTGAAGAATGCGCTGCTTAAGTCCACGCGTCCGCTTAGACGCATGAACAGCATGGTGGAGCCGGAACGCAAGCCCAAGGGGCTAAGACGTCAGCAGTCTATGCTGGAGCGCGGTGTGCAGCGTCCTTACTATCCAGATGAGTATCCAGGCTATGCTACAAGCGTTAATGAGCGTCAACAGGACATATACTACGATCCTTatgcgccgcagcagcagcagctaatgaaCAGCACTTATCAGAATTTGGAGAGCGAAGATATTTATGGCAACATAGCGACTGTGCCGCGCCAGCAGCCAGAGTATGGCTATGAGCAGTACGATTTGTATGCCAATCGCGCGAGCATAGATCTGGAGCGTCGCCAGGcagaagcagcgcagcaggctGTACGCCATGGGCGACGCATAGTGCGTAGACATAGCACCACAACAGCGGATCGCGCAGCGCCGCTCAACAGACGCCACATGCCACAGCAgtatgagcaacagcagcaggataTATATCAAACCAGACAAGGCGCCTATATGCAAGCGGAGCAGCGTCGCGCACCCAGCTCTGAGGTAATGGCGCGACGTCGCTTTTATCCTGGCGCCGCCAATGAGCAAAGCGACGAACTGGAGCCCATGTATCAATCGCGGCGAGAAATGCAGCGCGAAATGCAGCGCAATCATTTGTATCAGTCCAAGCAGGaaatgcagcagcgcattgtaCAAGGCAAACGTGATATGGAGCGCGAGCTAAGCgcgcagagcagcagccaaagcgagCGCAGCGACGATCGCTCAGAGCGCTCAAACTCGGACAACTATCAGTCGCGCCGTGAATCGACGCGCAGTCAGCTGCGTGAGCAAATCTATCAAACGCGCAGAGAAGCGCTGGACAGCATGGCAGAGCCTATTTACGTGTCCAAGCGCGACATGGGCAGACCAGCGCCCATATACGAAACACGCGAGGAAAGCATTTTACAGTCGCGCGAGAATGAAACGGATGAGAAAAAGGAAAAGGAATGCAAGACAGAGCAAGTGCAGGTGGAGATTAATGCGCAGCCTGAGGAGCAGCCAGACAGCACGTTAAGTCGCTCTGATTTGCAAAAATCCTCAGATACAGTTATAGAAAATATAGCAGCTGCGCCTTTGGTGCAAAGCGAATTCGCTGATGAGTCAGCCGACAGCTCAGCTGAGCACAGCGAGCTGCCCACAGCTATAGAAACTAATGCGCTTAACAACGCGTTGTTAGCTAATGAAACATCAAATGTTTCCGATGAAGTATTCGAGCAGCAGGATAAGCTTAGTGCGCTGCCCAAAGTGGAagctgctgctcccgctgcTTCCCCGCGTGCGTCTCGCGCGCCTTTTCACATTTCCAACATACTCAAACGCACTGCGCCGCCGCCTAGCGCACCCATAAGCGATAGCTGCACCTCCATTGAAACGCAGTATGTTTCACAGGCCAGTCTGCCTGTTGGTCCACCCAATGCCACCAGCACGCCcttcagcagcaacatgtcgCTGCCCATAGCTGGTCCAGTgcctgctgccgccgccgccgcctttcCCAAACTGCCAGCTGAGCCTTGCACCACGCGCGGCTGTTTCGACGCCAGCGGCGGCACCTTAGCGGACAAGCTGTGGCATGTATCGCTGGAAATTCCACCAGGCGCCATACCCGCTGGTGTGCGTCAGGAAATCTACTTTACAGTCAGCGATCCGCGCATGGGACAAGCGGTGGGCGGTCCGCCATTGGACATGGAAAATG GTGAAACAATGCTTTCACCGCTTGTCATGTGCGGGCCACAGGGTTTGGAGTTTCTGGTGCCTGTTACACTGAATATTCCGCATTGTGCTGGACGCACCGCTTCACTCGGACTGGCATTGAAGGCAACGGACAGTGAAAAGAATCTGCACACGGAGTGGGATAACATTGATCTGCCCAGCAATGCTGCCGCACACACAGTTTCCGTCAAGGTGGATCATTTCTAA